In Arachis hypogaea cultivar Tifrunner chromosome 2, arahy.Tifrunner.gnm2.J5K5, whole genome shotgun sequence, a genomic segment contains:
- the LOC112756949 gene encoding MATH domain and coiled-coil domain-containing protein At3g58370-like: MENQESIGETFETFKWTIKDLSKLNTKKIYSQEFFIGGHSWRILMFPKGNKVVYLSMYLDAGDAATLPNGWTRFSKFQLVLINQVNSKMTEVRETQHTFNARESDWGFISFIPLADFYDHSKGFIVDDTCIIEAKISVSHPELEKKVDEAAPPISVQVPAKPIEHADNPLPMDISAIPIDELVDFRGLGKVEKAFVPLLDEVYAKHPSVIGCQKKRSRRFSEWAFTALGRVLHFLKTKKVRDMDEEACSHLQILWEELETFRFNLTWLEPHVQSALGMKNYMERSAKVKSVKENVAALEMEMKKLKAMVASVEVDLEMARRELVKVEEGFEEIDLDGELGYGP, translated from the exons ATGGAGAATCAAGAAAGTATTGGTGAAACGTTTGAGACGTTCAAATGGACCATTAAGGACTTATCTAAGTTGAACACCAAGAAGATTTACTCTCAGGAATTCTTCATTGGTGGACATTCATG GCGGATTCTTATGTTTCCGAAAGGTAACAAGGTGGTTTACTTGTCGATGTATTTGGACGCTGGTGATGCTGCTACTCTGCCAAATGGATGGACCAGATTTTCCAAATTCCAGTTGGTTCTGATTAATCAGGTTAATAGCAAAATGACAGAAGTAAGAG AAACTCAACACACATTCAATGCCAGAGAGAGTGACTGGGGCTTCATATCATTTATACCTTTAGCTGACTTTTATGATCATAGCAAGGGGTTTATTGTGGACGACACTTGTATTATTGAAGCCAAGATTTCCGTCAGCCACCCAGAACTTGAGAAAAAGGTTGATGAAGCTGCTCCACCAATTTCTGTGCAAGTTCCTGCTAAGCCTATTGAACATGCTGATAATCCTTTACCTATGGACATATCTGCAATCCCAATTGATGAGCTTGTTGATTTCAGGGGTTTAGGGAAAGTAGAAAAAGCGTTTGTTCCTCTTCTAGACGAAGTATATGCAAAGCATCCCTCAGTTATTGGATGCCAGAAGAAGAGAAGTAGAAGGTTTAGCGAATGGGCATTCACAGCTTTGGGAAGAGTTCTGCATTTCCTCAAGACTAAAAAGGTGAGAGATATGGATGAAGAGGCTTGTAGCCATCTTCAAATCTTATGGGAGGAACTCGAGACGTTTAGATTCAATTTAACTTGGCTGGAGCCACATGTTCAATCTGCCTTAGGTATGAAAAATTACATGGAAAGATCCGCTAAGGTGAAAAGTGTGAAGGAGAATGTGGCTGCTCTGGAGATGGAAATGAAGAAGCTGAAGGCAATGGTTGCTTCCGTAGAAGTTGATCTTGAAATGGCAAGAAGAGAATTGGTGAAAGTTGAAGAAGGCTTTGAAGAGATAGATTTGGATGGTGAACTAGGATATGGACCATAG
- the LOC112720454 gene encoding uncharacterized protein, translating to MPLHFAFISTCYFVRIMENHQTMSEKFEKFTWTINNNFSVLVEFDKYQFVFGGYTWSISVAIDENRLMDFILDVVDWIQGHSITANFKFSVVNQRVDTLVKSIAIDGQVRFTEDTHRGSCVFSWRTSLNPLELTFNDNLIIVAEFFVKESPHHHNQLDDGIVTLLLMIPQNHVFMFMKILRTQTKRILFNWQRKLVISIHQSLNVIRTKIIVLCSPSGDSLHWEECYIFLRLRR from the exons atGCCCTTGCACTTTGCCTTTATTTCAACCTG TTATTTTGTAAGAATTATGGAAAATCATCAAACAATGAGTGAGAAGTTTGAGAAATTCACATGGACCATCAACAATAATTTCTCCGTGCTGGTGGAGTTTGATAAGTACCAGTTTGTTTTTGGTGGCTATACATG GAGCATTTCTGTGGCTATAGATGAGAACCGCCTTATGGATTTTATCTTGGATGTTGTTGATTGGATTCAAGGACACAGCATCACTGCAAATTTCAAGTTCTCTGTTGTTAATCAGAGGGTTGACACACTCGTAAAATCAATAGCAATAG ATGGACAAGTAAGATTCACTGAAGATACTCATCGTGGAAGTTGTGTTTTCAGTTGGAGGACGTCTTTGAATCCACTAGAACTTACTTTTAATGATAATTTGATCATTGTTGCCGAATTTTTCGTGAAGGAATCACCACATCATCATAACCAGTTAGATGATGGAATAGTAACACTATTATTGATGATTCctcaaaaccatgttttcatgTTTATGAAGATTTTGAGAACACAAACAAAAAGGATTTTGTTCAATTGGCAGAGGAAGCTTGTCATAAGCATCCATCAGTCATTGAATGTCATAAGAACAAAAATCATAGTTCTATGTTCACCAAGTGGGGATTCATTGCATTGGGAAGAGTGTTACATTTTCTTAAGACTAAGAAGGTGA
- the LOC112756938 gene encoding MATH domain and coiled-coil domain-containing protein At3g58370, giving the protein MENQEKIGETFETFKWTIKDLSKLNTKKLYSQNFNIGGHPWRILMYPKGNNVGYLSIYLDAGTLPCVETRFSKFKLVLINQVNDKLTQTKETQHTFNARESDWGFTSFIPLAHFYDHSKGFIVNNTCIIEAKISVSTPELEKKVDQPALPVSVQVPAEPIEHADNPLSMDMSAIPIDELVDFRGLGKIEKAFVPLLDDVCAKHPSVIGCQKKRSRRFSEWAFTALGRVLHFLKTKKARDMDEEACSHLQILWEELETFRFDLTWLEPHVQSALGMKNYMERSAKVKGVKENVAALEMEMKKLKAMVAAVEVDLELARRELVKVEEGFEERDLDGELGYGP; this is encoded by the exons ATGGAGAATCAAGAAAAAATTGGTGAAACGTTTGAGACGTTCAAATGGACCATTAAGGACTTGTCTAAGTTGAACACCAAGAAGCTTTACTCTCAGAACTTCAACATTGGTGGTCATCCATG GCGGATTCTTATGTATCCAAAGGGAAACAATGTGGGTTACTTGTCAATTTATTTAGATGCTGGTACTTTGCCTTGTGTGGAGACCAGATTTTCCAAGTTTAAGTTGGTTCTAATTAATCAGGTCAATGACAAATTGACACAAACAAAAG AAACTCAACACACATTCAATGCCAGAGAGAGTGACTGGGGCTTCACATCGTTTATACCTTTAGCTCACTTTTATGATCATAGCAAGGGGTTTATTGTGAACAACACTTGTATAATTGAAGCTAAGATTTCCGTTAGTACTCCAGAACTCGAGAAAAAAGTTGATCAACCTGCTCTACCAGTTTCTGTGCAAGTTCCTGCTGAGCCTATTGAACATGCTGATAATCCTTTATCTATGGACATGTCTGCAATCCCAATTGATGAGCTTGTTGATTTCAGGGGTTTAGGGAAAATAGAAAAAGCATTTGTTCCTCTTCTAGACGACGTATGTGCAAAGCATCCCTCAGTTATTGGATGCCAGAAGAAGAGAAGTCGAAGGTTTAGCGAATGGGCATTCACGGCTTTGGGAAGAGTTCTGCATTTCCTCAAGACTAAAAAGGCGAGAGATATGGATGAAGAGGCTTGTAGCCATCTTCAAATCTTATGGGAGGAACTCGAGACGTTTAGATTTGATTTGACTTGGCTTGAGCCGCATGTTCAATCTGCCTTAGGTATGAAAAATTACATGGAAAGATCCGCTAAGGTGAAAGGTGTGAAGGAGAATGTGGCTGCTCTGGAGATGGAAATGAAGAAGCTGAAGGCAATGGTTGCTGCTGTAGAAGTTGATCTTGAATTGGCAAGAAGAGAATTGGTGAAAGTTGAAGAAGGCTTTGAAGAGAGAGATTTGGATGGTGAACTAGGATATGGACCATAG